The sequence acGCTCCCAGCGGCGTTGCCTCCCCTGAGCTTTACTCGTCGCAGTGATGTCGTTGCCACGGCTGCTCTCCGGACCGGAAGCAGGATGGGTTTGAGCTGCGCGCTGACGAGCGGGCTCTCGCCTCGTTGCTTTTCGAACACGCCTGCTCGACTCAGCTGTGGCGCTGGTATTCTGCATCGTTCTAAGCTGTGCCTCAGCGGTTTTGGGGAGCCTGCGCAAGGCAGGCCGCACAGTACGAACCACGGCGCTGTGCGTCTGCACGGCACCGTGACCGCCTTCAAGCACCGCCGTGGCTACGGCTTTGTGCTGGCGGAGGGGATCGCCGCATCTGCGCCCCCTCTCAAGCATACGTACGTCGCTCTAGATACTCATGCTGCGGCTGCTAGAAACGATGGCGTCCCGCCGGCGCGAGAGGAGCCGTGCAACGAACTGCACAAGTCCTTCTTTTTTACTCGCAGCGCACTGATGGGCGGCTTTTACGTgacggagggagagcgggTCTCGTTCGCGGTAGTTCCGGTGCCCCCGAGGAAAGGAATCAATCGCCGAGTAGCGGGAGACTCGCCGAGCAGCTGTAAAGACGACGGTGACCACGCTGCCTTAGCCGCCGCCGAGACGGCAGAGTTCTCGCTGGGCAGTCCAGAAGGGGGGTTGGAGGAAGACAGCAGCGCAGTCACGAGCGATACCCAATCCCAGCCGCATCGCATCGCCGTCAGCTTAAGATACTACGACGACAAAACAGGAAAGGAAAAACCGATATCCCCGCTGACGCTCTACGGGAAAATTGTAGAGTgggatgcagcggcgggtgtCGGCGTGATTGCGGAGCTGGACACGCGTCGGCAGTATCACGAAGATGCACCGCGCTTTCCCTTTTCGTTGGAGAACGTGGATCTCGCCCTTGGCACCGAGTTGCGCTCCGGCCGCTACGTACGCTTCTGCCTGGAGCCTGCCACTCCCGCGcacagtggcggcggcgaagacaccgccgccgcggcgacccCCACAAGTGGCGCagaggccgctgctgatgtcgacGAGGATGTGGAGctcgtggcgcagcgcgtcaTCATTGATTCCGCGATGGAGCGTCGAAAGGGCGCCTTTGGCCGCCCGCTCGTTTTGGCTGACGCAGCACCGGGTACGATGACGAGCGAGTCCCGGTTCTCTGGCGTGGTACGGGAGGTGAAGGTAGATCACTTCGGCTTCATCCAGGATGACCTCAGCGGCGAGTCCATCTTCTTCCACTTTTCAAACACGTCTTCGAAGGTGAAGGCGGGCGACCGGGTCACGTATCTGCTTCGCGAGGTGGAGTATGGCAAGCACGCCGGCAAGAAGGCGTGCTACGACGTCCTCATTGATCAGACGTCGACGAGCCGTGCACCCGGCGCAGCCAGCGATCGCGGGGCGTCTGCGGGTGCCGGAGATGCGGGTGGGCATCATCGGAAACACGCGGCAGAACGCCGCTCCAAGACGGCACGCGATGAAGACGACTTGGACTTCGAACTCCTGTAGTAGCGTATGACCgcgcccaccaccacttctGGCTCTCCTTTGTGTGAGTGTGGGTGCTTAAATAAATCTGCTTCTTGTGTatgtctgcgtgcgcgttcacgtgctgctgtggtcCTCGTCTGTGCGTCGTGcgtgcctccctctctctccgtgccTCTGCGTGCACGTCCGTGAGAaggcgcttctcctcccttttctACGCAGACTTGGACGCGCCTCGTGCTTGATGCCTCagccttttctttctcccaACTTGCGAGacagcgacgcagcggcaAGGGCGCCGGCGGACATTGTGGGCGACTAATGAAGAGTAACCGTAGCAGCAGCTGACGTGGCGCCACTTGTGTAGAGGGCGAAcaccacaaaaaaaagtaCCAAACATATACGCAAGCCCAGACGACGCACAAGGGTTTTCCTGGCGTTGCGTTTCTCCTCTCAACTCTCCATCGTTTAACGGTAACCCAGAGAAAAGGCAATGGGGTGcggacacgcacacacatgcatcgACTGGCCATTCACTTACGGCACGCAAGCAGAAGAAGCCGAAGGGATGGCTCATCACTGTAATTGATTCACCGCGGACGTGGCGGTGCGTGCCATGGTGTGGTGGCAGGTGTGTATCGTATTCTGTTTTACTTTCAGGCAGAGAGCGGAGGCGAGAAGGATGCGATGGGAGCCTGTGGCTActgcgctgtgccgcaccttctccccaccattctctctcttccgGTCGATGTGGCTgtcggagggggggggggctcaTCTGCTGTGCCAACTGGGCAGTCTTTTCGCTCCTTTATTCTCATATTACTTTGCCCTCTTcatgcgcgccgcctcccctctcttcgtcctcgtcctcgtccttaCTTTCTCAGccggtgagggagggagggagggagagcggatGGTGATGGGTGGGGTCGCAACATGTCGTGCCCTTGTGGCACGCTCCTGCTTTTCTATCACTCTTGCTGAATCACGTTTCTTCTGCTCAACGCGCTAACCCGAtccccgccctctctctccacacacacacacacaagcacacattTTTCGGCACTTGTGTCAGGGGTTATTTATTTCTCTCAACCACTGCCCCCTTTTTCGCTGCATTCcactccctcctcccgctaGCCGGCCGCCTTTCTGCTCCTGTgccacgcccacgcacacctgAAGGATCACTTACACTCGCCGCCACAACACAGGgcctcacgcacacgaaaaggacgaggaggccggCATTGATCGATAGTGCTGCAGATGGACTTCGCAGCCTATCAGCCAGCCACTCCACCGAGGAGCTCGCAaccgccgcccccgcgcAGCGGGGGCGGCTTCCCGCGCTTTCAGCGCTCACGTGCAGCGGACATTACAGCTACGactgcctcgccgccgcctcctctgccgtcgtcgcaggCCCCGCCagagtcgccgcagcgccacctcaaCCCCTCTTCCGGGCCAGAGGGGTTGGCTGCCGCGAGCAGAACACCCGACAGGAAGCGATCGCACGGcgatcagcagcggcatcagaATGCGCCAGCGGAAGAAGGCACCCACTACGCGTCTGTCCAGAGCAACAATACGAATGCCATGATCCCAGCAGGACTGACGGAggccgccgtgcagcgcgcctTGGGCAACGGCTGTGCTCTGGCATCTTCGCCATCACCGGCAACTGCCGGTGGGGCAGTCGCAGGAGGAAGCGGGCGCGCGGGTGGTATCATCATGCCGACGCGCAAAGAGGGCAGCGACTCCGCCTCCATGTACAGCATGGCGCGGTCCGTGCTGCCAATGGACCCGCGTGAGCGCATATACTACCGTCCCCTGCGCCGTTTGCTGCAGTGTTACCTGGAGCGGCGCAAGCGCAAGGGCCTCGGAatcgcgtcgctgctgcctggcCGCCACCAATCGTTCCAGTTTTTCCTCGAGCACACAGGCGACTTTGTACTAGCGGCTGTCCTGCGCAGCTTCAAGACACGTACAATGGTTGAGGATACGTCGAGCGGGGTTGGCGGGCAGTTGTACCCCGTCTCGCGAGGCGGTGCCAGCATTGTGTTCACCATcaatcagcagcagctggacaGTGACACGCGCGGCTTTGTGGGCAAGCTATCGCGGCGCGGAAAGGGGATGGAGATGGTGCTGTTTAGCGAGGGCAGCAAGGCTGCCCGGAAGGAGATTcttgcggtgctgctgcacaactTGGCCGACACAAACCGGTCGTCGTTCACGGTACTGCTGCCGGCCATCGACCCGGAGTCTGGGTACATCAAGCCGCTGGAGGGCGGTGAGGTCGAATTCCTGCGcgacggccgcggcagcagccacgtcGGCATCGACGAGGCGATGGCGAACTCCTCTGATGACGACGTCGACGCGGCTTACTCGACGATGTCGAGGGCGACACCAAACTTTACGGCCGTGTGCGACTCTGCTGGGGCGAAccgtgcgccggcgccgagcagcagcgaaacTGCTGGCCGGCAGAAAAAGTGGTTCTCGCGCGGAGTGCTGGTTCGCGAGTACCGGAGAAACCCAGGCAGCCCAAACATCATTGTCCTCAAGAGCAAGGAGCCTCAGTGGgatggcgtgctgcgcgggtACAAACTCGATTTCCACGGACGCTCCACGAAGGCGAGTGAGAAGAACTTTCAGCTCGTCGCTGTCTCTGATCCGGGGAAGGTGGTCATGCTCTTCGGCAAGCAGGACGACAACCGTTTTGCCCTCGACTTCCGCTACCCGCTGTGCGGTCTGCAAGCAGCCGCGATCGCCACTACGATCATGACGGCTCGAAAGGCGATCCTGTGAgtgctcgtgcgtgcgtgtgcgcgtgctgcggtggtgggaTGGAAGGACAGACAAACGAACGAAATAGTAACTTGAAAAATCACGCCAACATCTGGAGACTTTGGTGCTGATCGCTGCTCTCtcgtgtgcatgtgtttgGTTGGTGGCCGGAACGCACGCGTCGCTGCACTTTTCGTGTTTCTGCTTCCTCACTTGATGTCTCTGCAGCTGCATGTcctcttcgtttttcttttctgcccTTGTCCTTGCAGTGCTTCGTGCGCTTTCCACCTCGACTCTAAGCCGAGGATACGTTGCGTATCTGTTGGTGTGCTCCGTCTTTCCACTccggctcctcctcttcatgTGTGCAATGAACTGCGTGCTGAgacttgtgcgcgtgtacgcgCCTAcgtctgcgcctctctcggcgttcgtgagtgtgtgtgtgtgtgtgtgtctgtctttCAGTGTTCGTCCGTCTGCCAGTGAAGGCGCGTCATCGCTTCATCTCCCCAGCGCATGAGCGAGTTGGTCGCGTGTGCTGCTATGACGCTGCAGAGGATCATCGACCGTTCCGCGGTGTTCTCTTTGGGGggggtgcgcgtgcaggcaagcgtgtgtgttgggtCGTctgctctttcctttttttgttctcctTTTTCAATATTTCGTTGGCCTCTTGTTTATATCGTTCAGGCTCGCGTCTGTTGATCTGTTATccgtgcgtgtatgtgtgtatgcgtgtgctcaccctcccctcctgtGTGCATATCGGCATGTAGCGGTACATGAATGCCAAAATTATATATGCATAGATCtgtgtacatgtgtgtgtgcgtgtataaGTGTTCGTGCGTCTGTGAATGTGCTTGATTTTGTGGCTTCGTGCCGTGTCTTTTGCCCAtctcttttcgttgttgtgACGCTGATTGTCTCCATCTGCACTACGtcgttgtgcgtgtgctcgttACCGGTCTTTTCGTGCGGCGCTGATGTTTTCTTCTTGGCGTTGCTCCTTTGCCATTCTCTTTCCACGCCcatcctcttcccttctcttgGCTCACccaaccgccgccgccgctgccctgtGCTGTCGGCCCTCGCCGCGCTTCCGCGTCGCGCTGCCTTCCGGGGATCGGGGtgtttcctttcttttctgatttttttgttttcccccGATCAGCGCCTCTCTTCATCCGTTTGTGGGTGCGGGGGAAGGGTGCGCGCTCCTCTACCGTTTTCCGTTCTGTTTTGTGTTGTACCCCCCTCTCTCGGTGTGAAACTGgcgccctttcctctctcttatGTGGGTGCACACGCGTGATACGGTACTCTCTCCtagcctcctcgtcgccccGCTGTTCTCCACAGGCCCTCTTTTCATTTCTAgccctgcggcagcgcctgaAATCTGcgcgctcggcagcggccgccaaCCAAACACGTGTGTGAGGATCACGGTAGTAGGGATGCGGAGCGAGCAGGGGTGGGGGACGGTGAGCGGTGATGGTGTCGGGAacccactcctcctccagtTGTTCTGCATTGCTCTccctatttttttttctatggCGCCCTTTTTGTTGACATCCGCCGCTCATTGCCGTGTTGCTGTTCTTCGCATCTGCCGTGCTCTTGTGGTGCGTTGCTTGAGTTGTTGCCCCTCtgtgcttctccctctcgccaTTGCACAgttggtgtgcgtgtacaGCTACATCTGtgttgcttgtgtgtgtgtgtgcgtgtccgtGCCGATGTCCCTTCCAGGATCCGCATGCATCACACACGATCCGGCTTCTCCCttgccccccctcccctacacacacacacacacaaaggcgACATCACCCAGAGACACAGAAGCGAAGAATGTACCGCTGCGGAATGCACAGTCGGCACCTTATCCGCGCACACCGGCAAACACAAAGGGAGGGACGCAAGTGAAGAGGAaacgagcagcggcgtcgttgcAGCTGCACTCGCTATTCGCCGAAACTCCATGCTAGCCCGAGCCTGGCTGTCTTGGGCGAACGGCCTATGCTCCATTCGTCCCCGCGCACGTTGCCCGTCAGATGGTCTCTGGCGGCATCGCTGAGGCGACACGGGGTTGGTGTAGTGGCGCAGTGCCCGTAAATCTTCACCTGCTTCCAATTGCACACGTCGACGCTGCGTGCCAAGCCTTCCTGTCGATAAGGAAGGGCAGTTCCTGCCGTGATCCCCAGCTGACGAGGCGATGCCTCGCTGAACCTCCTCCGCCCACTCCCTCTTACTGTTCGCGCCATTGCCGCCACCTTATCACCTTGTTGCTCCGCGTGTTGCGCCTGCATTGGTTGGTCTCCTCACTGCCGCTTATTGTTGCCGAAACCCACCGCCATGTACATGGGTCAACTTGACACGActggagaggaggacaagTACGCAGTAGCGCGTCACAAACAAACACGtacgcacacccgcacccacacccacacgagCGCAGAGGTGCCGCTCAAGGAAACGCATACCATACACAGGTCCTCTTCCCTCGCGGTCTTTGAGTGTTCGGGCGCACCGTGGGCTGAAGTGGACCGATGGGGCAGCTGAGAGGCAGTGCGCATCTGACTCGCCACTGGACCCGGAGAGCTGAACCGCACTGTAGTGGCGtgacctgcggcagcaggagcatAACCAGCACCCCAACCGCGTCATCGTCGACATCAAGCGacaccgacgccggcgcagcaagcGCGGCGCGGCTAGCTCGTGCGGCGGAGATCCGACGCAAAGAGCTTCTATTTCggtggctgcgccgccttgtCGTGCCCGCTTTCTCCATCTACGGTCTGTTCCTTCTCCGACCAACCGAGGGTCATTTCTTGCGCTACGTTGccgagcggcggcacctgGATGCGCCTTTCAACGCGTGGTTCCCTCCTATCATCGTGAGTAGCACGACAGAGCCCGGCTCCAAGGTAGAGCCTGCTAAGAGagcaccgacggcgacgagcacGTCCTCACCGACAGGAGGGGCAGGCGCGAAAGGAGGAGCTCCATCATTGGCGCCGGAGGTCATCCCGACAGTTTTTCGAAGCGAGCGCGATCGCGAgtgggcagcgcagcgtTTCAACTACAAGAAGGGCAGCGATGATGAAGAGCGTGTGGCCCGCAAGCGCCTCTTGTTTGCGCGCGACCGCGTCCACTTGCCGGACGACACCGTCGTCGAGACGATTCGTAGTCCGTCGGAGCAGCTGGAAGAGCtccgcgcgctgcgcgagcaccCTCCTATGCACTTACTCAGCGAGCAGCTCAACAGCATCGCTGAGGAGAGCCATCGCTATGCCGCCACGCtcgctactgctgctgctgctgcacagctgACTGACCCTAAGGACGTAGCGTCGCCAGCCTCACtgagcagcgacgcagctgcgacgtCGTCGTTGGACGGAGTTGCGTCACCTCCATCGcaaggagcggctgctgtcgtCTCTTCGCCGCCCCAAGTGGAGATCCAGTTTGAGGaccgctctctctttgccaccgccgccattcTTTTTCGCGACCGTGACGACCGCGTCGTGCGAGCGATGCGGTTCATCGGTGCGTGTGGCATGATATGGAAGGAAGTTGCGTGAGCAGGTAAGCCGAGAAgcgtgctgcgtgtgtgcgagtgtgtgtgtgtgtgtgcgtgccggctTTGTTTCTTCTTTGCGGCAGGCCGACTCACGTCTCGGCACACGTGGCGGAGTATGCGGGCATGCGTGTGGAGGCGGGTGCCTCTGTGGTGCGGCCTTCCGCTTGCGGTGTACGGTGGCTGCCGCTTGTCGTCATGTAAATTTCAAGTGTAAACGTAAAGTGCACAAGCAAACCACCGAAGGACGCTCGCGTATGGTCGGAAGAAGTGAGCGCGCACATCATGGACCGACGGGCAGATCGTACCGACCCCATTACTGTGCATTTGGCTGCAAAGGCCTCCCACGCCTGCTTTCACCGCGGAGGGGTGGCTGAAGGAAATGCGATGCCGAGTGTCtcaaaggaggaagggagggatgTACGCGGCGCTCGAGGTGCAGCCGATCTTCGGAAGCAATTCTTTCAGCGCGTTGGCGCAGTACCCCCTTATCAAGCTTGTCTTGCGTATCTATATCACCGTAGTTTCCGAGAACCACAGATGGCTTTGCCAATACCCACCACTGCTATGCGAAGTGGTGGCTGCGTTAGCCGACAGCCACGCGGTATCCGCGGCTATTCCTGGGACGCAGCTGCGGACGTTCCTGTGCTTTCATTCATACCGTGCACCCCCCTCCTATCACTATCTCCCTTCACTTCAACGCCCTCACGTACGCTACCCGTTGTCCACGGGGTCGCTGTTTCTGCCCCTGCATCGGTGCAAcgccccacacgcacacacgcacactcgtAGTCTGCAACGCTCGAGCAACTATTTCTCTACGCTGTATCTCCGACCTCACCTGTGCATTCTCATCTTTTCCTCTGATCACGTTGTGCACATCACCTGGACAGAGTCTTTATAACCAACAAcatctcccccttcctccaaCCGCTTCACCCATCCGTCAGCATGCCGATCCAAAAGGTTTACGCCCGTGAGGTGCTTGACTCCCGCGGCAACCCGACCGTTGAGGTCGAGTTGATGACGGAGGCCGGCGTCTTCCGCTCCGCTGTGCCGTCCGGCGCGTCGACTGGCGTGCATGAGGCGtgcgagctgcgcgacggcgacaaggcGCGCTACTGTGGCGCCGGCTGCACGCAGGCGGTGAAGAACGTGAACGAGATCCTTGCGCCGGCGCTTGTGGGCAAGGACGAGTCGGACCAGGCCGGCCTCGACAAGATGATGTGTGAGCTGGACGGGACAAAGAACAAGAGCAAGCTCGGCGCGAACGCGATCCTGGGCTGCTCGATGGCGATCAGCaaggccgctgcggcgaagGCTGGCGTGCCACTGTACAGGTACATCGCGGGCCTCGCCGGGACGAAGGATATTCGCCTGCCTGTGCCGTGCTTCAACGTGATCAACGGTGGCAAGCACGCCGGCAACGTGCTGCCGTTCCAGGAGTTCATGATCGCGCCGACGAAGGCGACGTCGTTCCgtgaggcgctgcgcatggGCTCGGAGGTATACCACGCGCTCAAGGTGATCATCAAGAGCAAGTACGGCCAGGACGCCGTGAacgtcggcgacgagggcggcTTCGCGCCGCCGATCAAGCACATcgacgagccgctgccgatcCTGATGGAGGCGATTGAGAAGGCTGGGCACAAGGGCAAGTTCGCGATCTGCATGGACTGCGCGGCAAGCGAAGCGTATGACGCGGAGAGGAAGATGTACAACCTGACATTCAAGAACCCCGAGCCGACGTACGTGtccgcggcggagctgcaggcgaccTACGAGCGCTGGGTCGCGGAGTACCCGCTGGTGTCCATCGAGGACCCGTTCGCGGAAGACAACTTTGACGAGTTCTCGGCGATTACGATGGCACTCGCCGGAAAGGCGCAGATCGTCGGTGATGACCTGACGGTGACAAACGTGGAGCGTGTGAAGATGGCGATCGAGAAGTCTGCGTGCAACTCGCTGCTACTGAAGATCAACCAGATCGGCACGATCAGTGAGTCGATcgcagcggcgaagctgTGCATGGAGAACGGGTGGTCTGTGATGGTgtcgcaccgcagcggcgagacgGAGGACACGTACATTGCCGACCTGTCCGTGGGCCTGGGAACCGGCCAGATCAAGACTGGCGCGCCGTGCCGCGGCGAACGCACTGCGAAGCTGaaccagctgctgcgcatcgaggaggagatcgGTTCCACGGCTACGTACGGCTACCCCGGCTGGGCGTAAGACGTGCTTCTCGGGCACCTatcgccgccgtgcgcagcTTCTTGATCCTCTCTTGCCCCTCTCGACTCTACACTTCCACTGACGGTGCAactgctgcgtcgcggaGTGCATACACGGCACTTTTGTGCCGCGGGTCTAGCGCCTGCCAtcaaaaaagaaaataaCATGGATAGTGTGGCGCCTCGGCTGCCCGGCTggcgcgtgtttgtgtgctcgCGGTGGATGAAGGAGGGCGGGTcggtgcgctggcggcgaggcgATGCGCCGCGGCAAACTGCAACAGGCGGCCtggtttgtgtgtgtgtgtatgtgggcaCTGCTGTgcccgctgcgcgtgtgcgctggcCGGGTGCCTCGAGGGGCGCCGGACGGCGTGTGCGGGCGTGTGCTTCCATTCTTGCCCTTACTCACCCGCGTGTTGCGAGGCGCGTGAGCTTGCCTTATATTTACTTTGTTCTCTTTCTGAACCGCCGAAACGGTCAGACATATTGGAAAAAGATTCCCTTCCCACTCGCTTGAGCTGCGCGCGAGTGCTGGCGCGTGAGGCGCGGTAAGCGGCGAGGGTGCCAGGCGACCGTGCCTCGCTcggctcctcctctctgccttgCTTGCTCTCCCTCGTTCTCTTTCTAAGCCTGCCTGTGCCTACGCGCGCCACGGGATGAGCGGCcctgcctccctccatctctctcttctcccacctgctctctttctttgcgcgcgcgtgtgagcggtggtggcagccaGATACAGGCAAGCCGATGTATTGTAGTTGGAGAAGCAACGGAGCGTCAAGTACTGCGTGCAGGACTCAGCATGTGAAGTGGAGGAACGGAAGGAACCCCCCAAACAAGCCAAAAAAAAGTAAGATGGGAAGAACGCACCATGGCAGACCTCAAGGGGGAGCGCgccctcgtgtgtgtgtgtgtgtctgcgagTGTGTGGGCCTATCGTCGTTTTGCCGTGGGCTCGGCTTCCCCCGCTTCTCTCACCTCCCGCATCCCTGTTGTACTCTTCGaacgctcctcctcgcgcatcGCGTCGCCATGGAGCGGCTTGTCAGCGCAAGGACCACTGAGAGACagccgccctccttctctcgctctgtgtcGTGCATGCGTGGGTGGCCGCAGCGTCTTGTTCCTAGTGCTCCCCCCACCACACATACCAATCGTGTCTTTCGTCTTGCTCTTCGCCTCGTCCACCACCCATCCACCTCTTCCTTGCTCCTTTCCTTCTGCCCCTTTCTTTCCTTGCCCATCCCACTGCTAAAAACTGTCGCTTCTACTATATCTGCGAGGTGCTCCCGTCTCCAcacctcacacacacacacaccctcgCCACTCTCCTTCCTatcttcacacacacacacacatgcactgCCACCATTACCACCACTCCTTGGTGACAGTGGGATGATTTgggcttgtgtgcgtgtgtgcggcgaATCACCGTGCTGTTTTTCTTCTGCCACCCGCAcatgtgcgcacacgcgcatctTGGCACCTCTTTGTGTACGCGTCTGCAACGCCATTACGCTTCGCGGTAAAGGGCCGCGAGAAAGGAAGTAACACTAATAAAGAACGCCACCCGGCGCACGACCGCATCCTTTAAGGCGCGGCCTCTCTCTTTATCTCGCTGTCTACTCTCGCCCCCACGTGTCCTTGCTCAGCCATTCCAGTCGGACATCCCTCCATtgccaccgcccccccctctcgctACTTCCATTCACTCACGATaacctccctctccttctcttgcgCGCCGTCTTTGAGGGGGAGCGCCGTGCCAGCTCAATAATAGCCGATTCGACTCGTTGTGGTTTCATACACTGATCTCTCCACCCGTGCTGGACGACGCTACCCTTGACGCGCTCTCCTTTtctgcacgcgtgcctgcCGCTTTTGGATGTGCATTCGCCTAAGTGCTTCCCTCCCCCAATCCGTCTCTCGCGTCTGCCCTCTTATCTCTgggtgcatgtgcgcgctTTACGCTGGCGCACGTGCTGTGACGGCTTCTGTTCAGTTTTTTCGGCGACATCACGCACCAGACACAAACCCCCACCCCCGAAAGGAAGAAGGGAAACGGCTGCGCTTCGAACGAAGCGGGCACGTCTCACGCGTCCATCTCTGTCCTTCGTCTGTCGCGTTTCGACGCTGGCTGGTGTCTGAGTGCGGGCGCCCATCCAGGGCACACTTCAACTTGCTTTACAGCACCTGCCTTGGTCCGCGGCCGAGGCAACGAAAGGGCTGTTTCTCCTTGTTGCCACGACGGGTGAACGTCCGCGCGCAATGCACAGCGGCACGACGGAGAAGGAAATGCCGTCGCCATGCCCGAACCACATACACGAACGACGGGCCTGCGGGCCTCCTGTGTTGCATGTGAACGTGCTTTACGGGCTGTCGAACGAGGAGACCGCCTCAAACTCGTTTCCGGCCTCCTTCGGTCGGACAACATCAAGTGGGGTCGGCGCCCTCAACCGCGCCGGTCCTGTGAGCAGCCTGCCagcgtctgcggctgcgtccgcCTCTCGGCGGGCACCAGATGGCTCGTTGTCGCCGATGTGCTCGGCCCTCAGCTTGAGCGCGATgagcggcagtggtgcgGTGCAATCCTCCACCTTGGCGAAGCCCGTCCTGGATTTGTCGCAGGTACGCTGCATCCCACTCGACCAGTGGGTACCGGATGCACACGTGGTGAACTGCATGGCACCGGGCTGCAGCAACAGCTTTTCTCTCTTTAACCGCAAGCATCACTGCCGTATGTGCGGGCGCGTCTTCTGCTCCTCGTGCTGCAACAACCTCGTGTACATACCGGCCGCCGTTGTGAACAAGGCGAATAGCTCGACCGAGGGTACGGCGGCGGGCAGCTATTCGGCAACCGCCAACACGTCCGTGAGCTCCGTTGTTACTCCCGAGCCGCAGCAGTTTAACCGCGCGTGTGCGAACGACGGCAGTGCGTCGCCAAACGGGATGCGGCGAGGACCACAGGCCCCCGCAGCGCAGGGACTCGATGTGTCCCCTGCGTCCAGCGCTACACTGTTCCCCGGCCCTCTGCCTGTCTGCAGCGATGGAAACGGTCACCTACCGTCTAAC comes from Leishmania infantum JPCM5 genome chromosome 14 and encodes:
- a CDS encoding tub family protein-like protein, giving the protein MDFAAYQPATPPRSSQPPPPRSGGGFPRFQRSRAADITATTASPPPPLPSSQAPPESPQRHLNPSSGPEGLAAASRTPDRKRSHGDQQRHQNAPAEEGTHYASVQSNNTNAMIPAGLTEAAVQRALGNGCALASSPSPATAGGAVAGGSGRAGGIIMPTRKEGSDSASMYSMARSVLPMDPRERIYYRPLRRLLQCYLERRKRKGLGIASLLPGRHQSFQFFLEHTGDFVLAAVLRSFKTRTMVEDTSSGVGGQLYPVSRGGASIVFTINQQQLDSDTRGFVGKLSRRGKGMEMVLFSEGSKAARKEILAVLLHNLADTNRSSFTVLLPAIDPESGYIKPLEGGEVEFLRDGRGSSHVGIDEAMANSSDDDVDAAYSTMSRATPNFTAVCDSAGANRAPAPSSSETAGRQKKWFSRGVLVREYRRNPGSPNIIVLKSKEPQWDGVLRGYKLDFHGRSTKASEKNFQLVAVSDPGKVVMLFGKQDDNRFALDFRYPLCGLQAAAIATTIMTARKAIL
- the ENOL gene encoding enolase; the protein is MPIQKVYAREVLDSRGNPTVEVELMTEAGVFRSAVPSGASTGVHEACELRDGDKARYCGAGCTQAVKNVNEILAPALVGKDESDQAGLDKMMCELDGTKNKSKLGANAILGCSMAISKAAAAKAGVPLYRYIAGLAGTKDIRLPVPCFNVINGGKHAGNVLPFQEFMIAPTKATSFREALRMGSEVYHALKVIIKSKYGQDAVNVGDEGGFAPPIKHIDEPLPILMEAIEKAGHKGKFAICMDCAASEAYDAERKMYNLTFKNPEPTYVSAAELQATYERWVAEYPLVSIEDPFAEDNFDEFSAITMALAGKAQIVGDDLTVTNVERVKMAIEKSACNSLLLKINQIGTISESIAAAKLCMENGWSVMVSHRSGETEDTYIADLSVGLGTGQIKTGAPCRGERTAKLNQLLRIEEEIGSTATYGYPGWA